TTCTCTCCACTGCTGATATTGATCAGCTAAATGCCCTGCCCATGTATTATCCGTCAATTCAGGAGTAGTACACCAAGATGTATGCTGTCTAAATTCTTCCTGGCGATCTTGCAAATTTGATTGTGCTAATGCAAGTCGCTCTAATTCTCTTCGCTTATCTTCCAATTGAAGGTTTAGCATATATAGTGAATTTTGCGTTCTGGTTATTTGGCTATTAATCCAATGCAATGATTCCATTTCTTCACCTCAGCACTTCTTTCTCCCAACTACAACTATTTCTATATTACTTCCATTATATAGTATTAAAAACCTCGTTTTAAGAGGAACTTTAGCCTATATTTATTTACATAAATCCCCTTGATGCGTAGGTAAGAAGTAGCAATTAGCCAACAAAGAAAATACTAAAATAGCTCAACTTGTATTAACTTAACTTTCAGTCACCCCCTTCACATGTGTTTAGAAGTAGCTGCGATACCCGACTTTTTATACAAACGCAAAGGCGCAAGCGCCCGTTTAGCAACGTAGCGAATGGAACGAATCAACTAAAGATTTAGGAATCATGCCACTAAAAACAGGGGGATGCTGACATCTGGGCGGCAAGCCCGTTTTTAGTCGGCCTTCCCCTCTTATCGACGAACCGATGAGGCCTTATCGTAGGGCGCATTTCTAAAGTCGCATCGTTGCTGGGCGATGAAGCCGGACGTGACTAGTCGGTTATTTCGTTATCTACAAGCACCTCATTTAATAGTGTCCTACACAATAAAAAAGTCTCCACCCAAATTGGAGACTTTTTATTGTGCCGCTTATTCATCTAAGTAAGAAACATCCCCTGTTAATTCTACCTCAACGTCTTTATCAACTCGAATTAAAATAACATTTTCACCACCCTGTAACTCTGCATCAGTCGATATACTCTCTTTAGTAAATTGTTTAAAAGACAGCTCATTTTCTAAAGTATAAAAGGTTACTTCTGTTTCTTTAGGATTTTGAATGGTGAGTTGTTCACCTTGAAGAGCAACCTTTGGAAGTAGCATATCTCCTATATACTGCTGGATGTTGACTCCATTAAAGAGATATGGTGCCTGAAAATAACGAATATCAACTTGATTTTGTACATCATTTGTCTTTTCAATATATACATTTACCATACCACCATGCGATGTTACATTTAATTTTTTTGGTACAGGAAACTCCCACTGTTTTTGTTGATAGGATGGAACTAATTCTTCCCAGTTACGATCCCCGACAAAATAGTTAAACAGGTCTATTTCATTCTTCTCGTCTTCTTTTTTAACCTCTTTATAAGGAAAAGCAAACGACGCCCCAGTAGCAATCACTAGTATAACTAGATAACCGAGAAAAATCCCCCGTATATATTGATGATAGTGATGAACACGGTTTTTAAGAACTTTTATAATAGCTAAAATTACTATTACGAAAAGGATCATAATAAGGATTGGCAGATAGGCTGCTACAGTCATCATCGTAGCTCCTCCTTCTTATTGGAGAGCAGGATGGCGAAGCTGAATAAAATGCCGATCGCTCCTATAACTTTTATCATAAACAATATAATAGAGTTCTCTTGAAAAAAATAACTAAATACTGCACCATAAAGTTCACCATCGTTGTTACCAACAATGCCAAATCCAATTAACAGCACCGGAATCAAGATTGCAATTAAACGATTCATTTTTAAAATGATCCCGTATAAATAACCAATCGCACAAGCAAATAATATATATAAAACCGTTGCAATAATACCAGTAAGAATTTCATGCCCTCCCAGATTACTCATTCGTATCAGCGGATCACGACCTAAAATATAATGGATGGAGACATTTACATACTTCGTCAATAAGGCAGTGATCCCACCTATAATGCTAATAGAAACTAAAAAGGTAATATTTGAGAGATGATTACTGAGACGATTGGTGACAAACATAAAGTTTTCTAGCCAATATCCTTTTGTTGTAATTAATGCAGCACTAATCCCTCCCCAAATAACGGTAAAAATTATTGCCATATCGGAGGAAAAGTAATTCATATAAAAATTGAAATTATCCATCCCTCCTCCTGTAAAAAAAACTGACCCATCGATTCCAAATAATACTGAGATAAGTTGTATGTAATACCATTAAAGACACATAAATGCCGACATAGCTTTTTTGTTTATATTGATACTGTTTCCAAACAATCGATGACAGTGAGACATCATTGATAGACATGATCTATTCCTCCTTTTTCTGAACTGGTTACATAGACACAAATATCACTAGCTGAAACAGGTGTAACGTGGATACCAAGCCGTTTTGCTTTTCCCATGTTAACTTCATTTGCTTTTACAACGACATATGTTGTATCGGCTCCCATACTCTCTCGATAGATCACCGTTTTTCCGTGTATATATGTATAAATCAGCTCTGTTCTACCGGTTAAACCGATAGCTTCATGTTTTAATTCGTCCATTGGAAGATAGAATTGTTTTTTCCCTTTATCTAACAGCAAAACATATTCGAGCAGTTCTTCAATCTCTTCTAAGTGATGGCTAGAAAACAGGATGGTACGTGGCACTTCCAAATAATCCTTTAGTAAAGCACGGTAAAAATCATTGCGTACTGCCTGATCCATTCCTGTTGTTGGTTCATCAAATATCGTGATGGGGCAACGAGAAGACAATCCGATAATGGCGTTAAAAGTATTTCTTTTCCCAGTCGAAAGCTGTGTATACAAGTCATTAGAGCGGAAAGCAAAATAATCGAATAGTCGCCGAGCGATTCTGTCATTCCAGCTTGGATAAAAGCGTCCCGCTTCAGTGAGTAAGGCTGATAAAGATAAGGAGCTTGGAAATACCATTTCATTGCTAATGTAAATGGTATTTGCAGATACTCTTAAGCTATTGAAAGGATCTTCCCCAAATACACGTACGTTACCTGATGAACCTCTCCATAATCCAGCAAGTATTTTTAGCAATGTTGTTTTTCCCGCCCCATTTCGCCCGATTACACCGATTATCGTATTTTCCTGAATTGATAAGGATAAATCCTTTAATGTAAACATTTGCCTCTGCTTTTTGGTTAGCTTATCACATACGATCACTTCCATTACACTTCCCCCTTACGATTCGTTATTTCTTGTTGAAGCAGCTGCATAAGCTCCTGTTCGTCGACCTTTAACCGTTCTGCTTCGATCACCAAATCTTCTAACAGTTTTTTTAACGTTTGATTTTTTCGTTTATTAACGATGATAGCTTTTGCTTCAGGGGTTACAAATTTTCCCAAACCACGTTTGCTGTATAAAATTTTTTTCTCTGCTAACAGCGTTAATCCTTTAGCTGCAGTAGCGGGATTAATTGTGATTATTTTCGAATCAGCATCGACTGAAACGCCCTCGAACTTCGGTAGTGACCATCTTGCGCACCCAACTCCCTCACCCCTTGGGAGATAAAGTGAACCTTCATCCAGTTGGCTTACTTTCATTCTCATACATTGGCATAACCTTACGGGGCATCCCTAAGATCACCTTCCATGATTGGGAAATGTAGGTATCGTTATCCCACTTCTTTGCACTCCTCTAACCCCCGAAGTAGGGTCTTACAGCACCTTATAAGCGGGATAAATAACACCACATTCATTAATTAATTTAATTAATGAATGTGGTGTTATGAATATATGATACACGCTTCTGCTTGATCAGATGGATGAACTCAACTTATTCTCTTTATTTCTCTGCTCCGTATCAATAATTTTAAATTGAGACCGATATTTCGACGGCGATATACCTTTACATTTTGAAAACTGTCTTGAAAAATGCGAAGGATTATTAAAACCAACTAAATAAGCTATCTCTTCAATGCTAGAACTGCTTTTCTTAAGCAATTCTGTCGACTTATTAATGCGATATTGCACAATATAGTGTGTTGGATTTACATTTAAATACTTTTTAAACAGCCGATACAAATAGGAACGCTCAATTTTTATCATTTGCGCTAGCTGTTCAACGGAAAAAGCAGACTGATCATAATTTTTCTCAATCATATCAATCGCATATTTTACATACTTCTCTCCTTGCGTTATCCTGCATCTCATTTCTTCTTCATATTGCTCGATGAATAGATTAATAATATGATAGGCTTCTCCAATCGCAGCATATGGCTTTCTGTTTTGTGAATAAGTAAACACACTAGCAAATAGATCATCCATTTTTCGTTTATTTTCATAGCGATACGTGAAATTTTCCACCCCATTAGCAGTATTTCTTAATAACCCGCATCGGGAAAATAAATCATAACAGGCAGCACCTTTAAAGCCAATCCACCGATAGCTCCATGGATTTCCTACAAGTGGATAATAATTATTTTTCGTGTTTGGCGGGATAATAAACCCCTGCTTTGCACCTAAATGATGTACTTCATCGTTAATAAAAAATAGCCCCTCTCCTTCAAGAATGTAATGAATTAAATAATAATCAATTGGCTGATATTGATATGGGTCTCTTGGCTTTACATCCTCAAAGCCACATTCATAAATGTAAAAATCACTAGCCAGTTGCTCATCTGTTTGGAAAGTACCAATAGAATGAAACAATGAAATTCCTCCTTGCAACATAATGTCAAGAACAAACAACAAGGGAACATTCACTTTACTGATCATAATCGATACAATGAAAGCGCAACCACAAATAGTTTGCTTATATTTATAGTAACAAACCCCTTTGTACATGTACATCTTGTAAGTGTCTAACAGCAAAGAAAGGAGCTAAAATTGTGACAGAAAATAGAAAAAAGATTAGCGCAACCTCATTTTTGTTAATGGCTTTTACGGCAGTTTTTGCATTTAATAACATCATAAATGCAACTGCAAGTATTGGTTTATCTGCAGTACTTACTTTTTTATTCGCCACTATCTTTTATTTTATTCCTTTTGCTCTAATGATTGGTGAGTTCTCTTCAGCCAACGCCGAGTCTGAATCAGGGGTATACAGCTGGATTAGAACATCGTTAGGTGAAAAATGGGCTTTTCTAGGATCATGGTCTTACTTTTTTGTCAACTTATTTTATTTTACCGCGTTACTGCCACAAATATTAATCTATGCTTCATACACCTTTACAGGAAAAAATATTTTTGGAAGTGGCGCAACCATTGCTATTTCCATTCTGTCCATTTTCCTTTTCTGGTTAGCTACATTTGTATCCATTAAAGGTGTTTCCTGGATTTCGAAAGTGACAGACGTATCAGGGGTAGCGCGAATTTTAATGGGGGTTGGCTTTATCGTTTTTGCCTTAGCTGTCGTATTTATTTTAGGTGAACCATCAGCACAGGAATTTACGAGCGAATCGGTTATGCCATCGATGAATTGGAATTACTTTGCCACGTTAGCTTGGATTTTACAAGCAGTTGGAGGGGCAGAAGCCATTGGCGTCTATGTAAAAGACATTAAAGGTGGTAATAAAACCTTTATTCGAACCATCATCATTGCTGCTTTTTCCATTGGAATTATGTATGCTTTAGGCTCAGTAGCGGTAGGTTTAATCATGCCTGCGGAAGCACTTCAGGATAACTACTCGGATGCTTTATTTGAAGCTTTCGCAATTTTAGGTAGCTATTTTGGCATTGGTGATGGCATTACAAGATTTGTAGGCTTAATCATGCTATTAAGTGCTGTCGGTTCGTTAGTAATCTGGACTGCTGCACCAGTTAAGATTTTGTTCTCCGAGATCCCAGAAGGCATCTTCGGGAAATGGGTTGCTAAGACAAACCATGAAGGGAATCCTACTAACGCTTTAACCTTGCAAGCAGTTGTTGTAACTATATTATTAATTATTCCTGCCTTAGGAATTGGTTCTGTCAATTCCTTGTTAAAAACATTGATTAATATGACAGCTGCAACATCACTAATACCTGTACTTTTCTTACTTATTGCTTACATCATGTTTCGAGTTAAAAAAGACGATCTTCCGAGAACGTTTAAAGTAGGAAAACGCTCAACAGGAATAGTCATGGGGATTATGCTATTAGTATTCTTTTTATTCGCTTTCTTTGTTTCCACATTCCCTTCACCTGCTGCGTTGATGGATTATTTTGCGACAGGAGTTGTTGCGGAAGGGTCGATGAATCCATTATTCAGCCTTACTTACAACGTAGTGGGGATTGTCATTTTCATTGGCTTTGCATTTATTTGCTACAAAAGATATGAAAGAAAAGAAAAAATAAAGGGTGAAGAAAATGGTCATAACTAAAAAGAGATGGGAAAATCATAAACTAGATGGGATTAACAGATTAGAAGCAAGGGCACATTTCACAAGCCTATCAGCAAGCAAAAAACCACATTTCTATCAAAATTTAAACGGAGAATGGTCCTTTCTGTTCTTAGATGCTCCAGAATATAGCCCGGCAGATTTCTATAAAACGGAGTTTGATAACTCGTCATGGGATACTATTGAAGTTCCCGGAAATTGGCAAATGCAAGGCTATGGCAATATGCACTATTCCGACTTATGGTATAACTTTCCTATTATACCGCCGTATGTACCGACAGAAAATCCGACTGGTATTTACCGAAGAGCATTTGAAGTCAAGCAAACGGACCGTAACTATCAATATATCCTACGCTTTCAAGGCGTTGATTCAGCATTTGAAGTTTATGTAAATGATGAATTTATCGGCTATAGTAAAGGAGCCAGAATTCAAAGTGAATTTGATTTAAGTGATGTTTTAGTAGAGGGAACGAATACGTTAACCGTTCGTGTTTTCCAATGGTCTGATGGAACATATTTAGAGGATCAGGATATGTGGTGGTTAAGCGGTATCTTCCGAGATGTTGATCTTTTTGCTAGACCGAGAGTAGGGCTATATGACTTTACAGTTAAAACACAGTTTGACGATATGTATAAAGAAGCTACATTAATTGTAAACCCTGTGTTTGACCATTTGCAAAAGCAGAGGATACACTATGAACTAAAAACCGCTGAGGGAGAGGTTATTTTTACCAAAGAGCAGAATGGAAGCGAAAGTTTAATCCAGGAAGTTCAAAATCCGGTAAAATGGTCTGCTGAGCACCCTTATTTATATAAACTGATAATCACCGTTTATAACAATGGTCAAATAGTTGAAATCATCGAACAAGATATCGGTTTTAGACAAATCGAAGTAAAAGGAAAGTGTTTTTTTGTAAA
This genomic interval from Virgibacillus pantothenticus contains the following:
- a CDS encoding YwqH-like family protein, with product MESLHWINSQITRTQNSLYMLNLQLEDKRRELERLALAQSNLQDRQEEFRQHTSWCTTPELTDNTWAGHLADQYQQWRENNLKKSYVDLYNHQLAETIEQLNNKIREIKQSIIDIRMDLTAQNHTLDDLYGKQRRELMN
- a CDS encoding ATP-binding cassette domain-containing protein, translating into MEVIVCDKLTKKQRQMFTLKDLSLSIQENTIIGVIGRNGAGKTTLLKILAGLWRGSSGNVRVFGEDPFNSLRVSANTIYISNEMVFPSSLSLSALLTEAGRFYPSWNDRIARRLFDYFAFRSNDLYTQLSTGKRNTFNAIIGLSSRCPITIFDEPTTGMDQAVRNDFYRALLKDYLEVPRTILFSSHHLEEIEELLEYVLLLDKGKKQFYLPMDELKHEAIGLTGRTELIYTYIHGKTVIYRESMGADTTYVVVKANEVNMGKAKRLGIHVTPVSASDICVYVTSSEKGGIDHVYQ
- a CDS encoding helix-turn-helix domain-containing protein, yielding MFHSIGTFQTDEQLASDFYIYECGFEDVKPRDPYQYQPIDYYLIHYILEGEGLFFINDEVHHLGAKQGFIIPPNTKNNYYPLVGNPWSYRWIGFKGAACYDLFSRCGLLRNTANGVENFTYRYENKRKMDDLFASVFTYSQNRKPYAAIGEAYHIINLFIEQYEEEMRCRITQGEKYVKYAIDMIEKNYDQSAFSVEQLAQMIKIERSYLYRLFKKYLNVNPTHYIVQYRINKSTELLKKSSSSIEEIAYLVGFNNPSHFSRQFSKCKGISPSKYRSQFKIIDTEQRNKENKLSSSI
- a CDS encoding amino acid permease, translated to MTENRKKISATSFLLMAFTAVFAFNNIINATASIGLSAVLTFLFATIFYFIPFALMIGEFSSANAESESGVYSWIRTSLGEKWAFLGSWSYFFVNLFYFTALLPQILIYASYTFTGKNIFGSGATIAISILSIFLFWLATFVSIKGVSWISKVTDVSGVARILMGVGFIVFALAVVFILGEPSAQEFTSESVMPSMNWNYFATLAWILQAVGGAEAIGVYVKDIKGGNKTFIRTIIIAAFSIGIMYALGSVAVGLIMPAEALQDNYSDALFEAFAILGSYFGIGDGITRFVGLIMLLSAVGSLVIWTAAPVKILFSEIPEGIFGKWVAKTNHEGNPTNALTLQAVVVTILLIIPALGIGSVNSLLKTLINMTAATSLIPVLFLLIAYIMFRVKKDDLPRTFKVGKRSTGIVMGIMLLVFFLFAFFVSTFPSPAALMDYFATGVVAEGSMNPLFSLTYNVVGIVIFIGFAFICYKRYERKEKIKGEENGHN